Below is a genomic region from Fulvia fulva chromosome 13, complete sequence.
TGTCGCATCCACCCGAGTGACATTGGCTGGTGCTTGGAGATATCCCTCGAACAGTCCTGTTATGCGATCATTCTCGATGAGTAGAGATGCATTCCGTAGGACTTGAAGCTCCTCTGTTGTCTCGTTGAAGCTGATGATGGTACCGCCCTCGTAGACCATGGATCCCAGACTGTGGGAGGTCAATGTCAGCACCGCGAATATGCCGGCCTGGAGAGTGGAAGTAAGAAGCATGTTGCCAGCTATGGCGACTTTCAAGGAAGAACCACCCTGAACGGAATAAATGCTTCATATACCTCCGTAAGGGCTTTTGACCCACTGGATTCGACATCTTGGCTTACTCATGGCCTCTACTGGACCAAACCTCGGCCGGACTCCACAGCCTTGAAAGTGTTGCACGGAGCATGCCAACGTCTGAGCGTAGCCTTGATGCTGTGGCAGAAGAAGCTGTTTGTATCCACAAAAAGGGTCGTGTTTTCATGGTGACGTTCGGCAGTTGATTGCGTCGGCTGGCTCTGATCATGCCGAAGAACTGCCAGGCTGGTGAAATCTCTAGATGCAGTCAGTAATGCTTCATAAATCCTCTCAAAGCGTCACAAATGCTACCTATTGCTCGTCCTGTTCGATTTATGCGCCCTCGAGATCCAAACTCGTTGTGACGCATGATGAAATCTGACCCCAAGATCGATTCTCTGTGGACATTTCCATCAAGGCCAGCTTTCTGGACTCCGTGATCCAGCATTAAGTCGCTCGACTTAATTAGGCAAACTGTCTGCTCGATTACACGATGACCGGCGAGTCCAGACACGGATCCTCTCATGCTATATTGCTTGCTGGTGTTCCACATTCCGGATCATGGCATGCGGAACAAAGTCGTGCTACTCTCGCGCCTGGATCATCAGAAAACGACCAGTTAGTCTACACCCAGCGTTTCGTACGCCGTCGCCATTCCGGTCTCCTGGTTCATGTCTGCTGAGTCCTGGACAATTTCACGCACATGACCAGGATCCATCGTATGCGCCAACCTATGGAACTCAACATGCTGCTCCAGATTTGTCGACGGAGCTTCCATGCTGTCAATGTATGCTTGGAAGCTTTGGCCTGCATCCTTGAGGAGTGGACTGGCCCAGGGTTGAGCACAAATCGCCTCGATGAGGGCTCTGCTGAGCGGTTCAGGGCGTTGCGTGGCGCGAATCAAGCGACGTCTGCTGTCTCTTGATAGCAACGGGTCGGGTCGTATCGAGTGTGTTGACAGGACCGATTGCCTTGCTCTGGGAAGGCATTGCATCAAATGGCCGGGTGGGTACCATGCTCATCCTCTTGGGTGCTGTGAGTGGCAGATTGTGGGCATCGCCATGATCCCATTGTCTGATGAAGTCTGAGGGCCGAGTCTAGTTAGCGGCCGTCGCCTGCGAAAGGAGTGCCGCGTCCGAGATGCAATGTTAAGGCTTGCTCATCTCGAAGGGTGCAACCACAAGAGGCCATGATGCCACACGGACCGAGCTCCGAGCCAATCAATGATTGAGGGAAGACCCAACGTCGTGCTCCTGAGAGGGATTGATCGCTTCATCCTCCCGAGGATCCTTCGTGCTTTACCGACCCCGATATGCATCTGACCGTTATATAATGCCATGGCTACTGCGCCTGAGTGCTGATATGGCTCTTGCCTCATCTTTCCACTCTGACACAAACCGCGATCACGACAGCCATGTCAAAGGGAAAAGCGAACCACCTGGAGGACATCTCCCGCACCATGGTACAGGCCGTGAATGGGAGAGACTTCTCTCCTGAATCAGAGATGTGGTCACACATGTCGAACCGCTTCAGAGGCGACCTTGAGCAGTACAGAGCCCTTGGCAAAACCCATGCGAAGGTCGGTCCAACGGAGCTGGAAGAACATTTCGACACCTTCCGCAAAATCATCAAGGACTACCCAGAGTATCCTCAGAAGGACCCCCCTGCTGGAGACGCAAGTTGAGTTCAAGACAGGCACGGCTGAAGTTCTCGTACACGCGGAGGTCACGGGTCTTCCCGTTGGAATCTCGAGGGAAATCATGTGTCGTAGGCTCTCGTCGTATCGATGAGCAGTGGCTGTGCGTACGATGCACTGGGATACGAGGCTCCAATGCCACGGCTGCTGTGTGAAAGAAGAAGTCGCAGGCCTACCAGAGCTCGTCACTTCCGTTTAGGTTGAGCTGAGCTGTGGTGTGCCTGCTCTCCCGGCTCAGAAGACAGTACGGAAGCCGAGTTGTCCCTCTAGTGGAACCTGCACCACAGGCATCACAAGGTTGACTTGTTACATCGGCGGGTTTGTCGCTCGCCTTGCTGTACGACCACTACGCTCATTCACAAGCTGCATCACAATGCCATCACTACGACGGAAACCTAGTACAACACCAACAGAAGCTTCACACTCCCGTTCCACGATTCGACATGTAAAATTCTACCTACGACATCGTTTCGCTCTCCTGCGAAAGCACATCCGCCGACTCAAGCACCATCAACGCAGAAGTAAAGAAATCGCCGAATCGCAGGAATGCACAAGCGCAGAAAGGAATACCGCAGCAGATACCGAGTCGCTGCAAATTATCGCCGAGCCACCTGAGAATATCGTCCTCCTATCACCCTCACTTGCGAGCAGCCACAGGTGACCTTGGCTATCTGCTATCATCGCCCCGCCACCCTCAGCCGTACCTGCGACGAATGACGGAGCCCGTCGTGTCACGAGTCCATCTGATACACTTGCACCAACGGGAGACTTCTAACCAGATGGCCAGAGCTTCCTCAAGCTGCCCAATTCTCGCACCTGCTACGCTGATCCACACGCGCTGGGCGCTGTGGGAGTCATTGACAGCTGTGGTCGACCAGTTCTGACGCATCTTCCAGCACAGTCTGTTGATCCGACTCTTGTTCCGAGGAAGTCTGTGTCCTGCTCTGTGTCGTGCTTCCGCTGCGGCGTAGATTCATGACAGTCTGGCCCGTCAAAGCTACACTTCTCGGACTTACCCAACGAAATCTGGTCCCAGATCGGCAGACTGGTCATCGATGAGATGGGCCTCATAGATTTGACGGAATCACAAACCTCGCCAGCAGATCTCGAAGCTCTGGCGCGCCAGCCATCCCTTACGCGGACATGCCAGTACTTGCGCAAAGATCTCCTGCCATACTTCTACGGCAACACCCTCGTTATTAAGATAAGTGCTTTGTGCCAGGGTGGCAAACGATGGCTTGAAGCTATTGGGGTAGTCAACCGCCGGTGTCTGGACAAAGTATACATCGTGGCAGAGTGGCCACATCTCCTCCGTCCATTGGTCGGGCAAAAAGTCGTAAGATACGGTCCGCTGCAAATGATGGTCGGCTCGTCGAGGAAGGAGTGCTGGACTTTGGGGTTGATCTCATACTATCGAGCGTCGATTGCATCGAATACAAAGGTCTTTGCACGGAAGATTACGTTTTTGGCATAGCCTTAGACTATATGCGAGGTGAAAGGTATGTTTCGCGGGCCTGACAATGGCGTATAACTCGCTCACCTAGTGGCATCCGCTGGGTCAACCTCAATAAGCCTTGGCTAGAATGGCAGTAATCCTACATGCTCGGGGTGCCTACTAAGCGGAGGAAGCGACGAGGAAATAACAAAACAGTTGCTTGATTCAATACGTACACCTGGGAGTCCGATCATGATCCGCACGCTCGCAAACACTGTCTACTGAGCCACCTTGGATATCTGGAACGAGTGGCGTCAAGGAACAAACGTTCCACCAAATTTTCATATGAAAGCACCGTTATGTGGCGGGTTCGTCGCAGTGAACATTCACTGGCTTCGCCTGCTGCCAAATGTTTCAGGCGCACATGTGGTCTACTTGCAGCGCTGACTCAGCACACATTTGTCGCACTAGAACTTGACGCCTTTGTCCGCGCAAACACTCTTCCTGGCCAGAGACATACCTGAGCTCGGCCTCAGCAACCGTGAAGATCTTGCACGACTCCCGCGAACAACTCTTCATGGCGAGACACACGCTTTGCCTCCTCACGCTGCTGCTCGCGGTTGTGGTGGCAGGTCAGCATGTGACGGAAGTGCGAAAAACGCCAGCAACCGTGTTTGGCATCGAGTTCACACTGGACGAAGTAGTATGCTCAGCATCTCTTCCGAACGGCACGACTGCAGGGCGACGATGACTATTTGTCTTTGATGCGACAGTATTTCGACCTCTGCAAGACTGGCGCCATCACACAACTTCCACCCGCTGGATATGAGTATGTCCTTCGGATCTCCGTACCTTGTCGCCCAAACAGAAGCTAAACGTGAACTAGGCCCAAGCCGCATGTCTATCCAGCGACCACACTCCGTCATCCTGAATGGCTATGGCGAGACTGGTTCGAGGTCAACGTCCTGCGACTGCCTGTCGAGTCACATAGTGACAGTAGCGCTACTACGAAGTACCTTGGTGATAGTGATATGCTAGTCTTCAGCAACGCGATCACTAAGGTACGCGAGAAAGCCTATGAGGCATTGTCATCACGCTTCAACATCACCATACTCGAGGATCGACCTTATGCGATGATCGCATGGCCAAGCTTTTTCTTCACCATTATCGCGCAGTGTGATGCTCTCATGGAGCCGATCCCCGCCTGGCAGCGTCTGGACAAGTGCGAGACCCCCGCCTCTGGCGGATCTCAAGTGGACCAATGCAGAAGATGTCTCGCGCGATCTACGACAGTAGCTTCCGTCGCACGCTAAGCTCAACGCCACGGTACGTGGTCTACAATCACGACTCTTTAAGCGACACTATGCCGGCAGTAACACTAGCTACGTGCACAGCTGGTGTCGGAAAGTGCTTCCCGATGTATCAAGGAGGTGCGGACTTCATTGAGCCGAATCCATGCTCTGAAGCGGGAAACGTGGCACTTGTGATAGACCTCACTAGCCACAGCCTCCCAGTCTGGGCTGAAGGCCTCAACAAGTGCTTTTTAAAGACACAATCATGAAGTTCCTACAAGAGCCTGAACATCGCGACTGTACCATCTGACAAGCCCCAGAGCTGGGCCGCGGAAGTGCAGAAAATCACTGATGGCGTTTTGCAGCGAACATGGAGCTCGTCTGACAAGACTTACTCCGTGCCAGTCATTCTCACTGGCAGCGCCTGGCACGAGACTGCGGTCGAGGAGCTCCGGCGAGCACCCGAATACTCGAGCCAGGACTTGAGCGTAGCCCAGCTTCCTCAGCCTGCATATGCCTCCAGTATGGGCGCAGCTGCAATGGCTCGCATATCAGAGCCTGTCTTCAGCAACAACTTTGCAGCGAGCATACCGGAAACTGCTCGCGAGGTCGAGTTCACCGCCGCGATTGAGTACTGGTACCACGAAGAGCTGTGACCAGCGCATGATGGAGACGTAGATGATCAGTGCATAATGGAGACGTAGGTATCCAAAGCGGTATCCCGACCCAGTAAGGCGAGGGAAGATGGAACTTTAGGGACATACAAAGTACAGACCTAGACACACACCACAACCAAGCGTAGAGCATGTCCCGATACCGGTCGATCTCCAGAAGACAGTCGTTCTTGTTCTTCATGTGTCTATGACTGCCAATCTTCAGAGACTGTGTGCGTTTACGACTAGCGAGATGACAAGGCCAGGCGTAAGGCCTCTAGTGCGTCGCGTCGACAACAGCTCCCATCATGAAGCAAGCTTCTGTTAATTGTAGCTCAGTATTTCAGCCCATAGGTCTTGTGAGCGAACGGTCGAAGATCCTGACCTGAGCACGTGCTGTCGTGAGGACACGTTTCTCGGAGGTTCGCTCATTCACCAACCTCGCCGCCAAGCCATGTCACAACGCCCGTGCTTCTCGCTAGGGTTCGCGTACTTGAACACACACCTGTCGCTTCCAATGCATCTTCCATCTTTTCCTCGACCACCTCTCAACTCTGAGTTCATCGCCAGCGGTCGACCGGAACGCCCATCACTGGCCACCACAGAAGACAGCACCACACCACCACATTGGCAACATCAACCCATCTGATGGCTTCAAGCATGATAAAGAACATGTTGGCCCTCGCCGTCCTCGCCGGCTTCACACTTTTTGGCTCGGCCGCTCCTGTCAGTAATACCTTGTCGGTCGATTTCAACACTACCTCACTCGGGCAACCAGCTTCACCTTTCATAATGGTCAACAACTACACCATCATCTGGCCAGATCATGCCTGCACCGCAGCCGACTTCGACAGTGTGAAGCTAGCACTCGATGCAGCGAAGGACTTCACCGACGCAGCGAAGGATCCCTAGAATAACAAGCACTTCTTCGACGATCCTCGAGCTCGAGAGTACTTTGGAGCAGACATCGCTGACAACGAGGCTCTTCAGCTTCGAGTCCGCAAGAACCTCTGAACAGCGAAGAGAGTGAACTGGGATGTCTATGCAGAAGATCTCGAGATGGGGAGGTGAGCAGAGACAACGTGCTTCCCGCAGATCGAACAAGAACGGCTAACCTGTCTTGCCAGGGAGATCAAAGTCCGCTGCCGTAATCGCAACGACGTCACCTCCTATGAGCGGGATAAGAAGGGCAACTACATGTTCAAGAACGGTGTCAAGATGCCGCATGGCTGTAATCATGGTACCGGGGCTGTCTGTGCGCACACCCTCCATCCGAGCTATGACAACGTCGACATGTACACTATATGTCTGTGCGTCAGTTTCTTCACGCGATTAGACTCGACTGAAGCCAGAGTGGCTACAATTCTCAACTCCAGGACGATGAATTACTACGATGGGCGCAACGCGAACAGTATGAGAACGTAaggtaggcctttccctGTCCACTGCAAGACCATCGTGCTAACTTACGTATTCAGGGCTAAGCATTCTTGCACGAGATGTGTCATAAATTGCGTAAGCCAGAAGATTACTACGGCGTTGGTATCACTTACCCCAAGACTCAAGATGTCGTCCTTTATAGCGAAAAAGAAGGCAAAGCATATGGTCCAGATCGTGCAAAGTGGCTGACGGCTAGCGTACGGGGTGGTGCACTTATAGCAACTGTTAACGTCGACTGTTATGTCTACTACCTAGTCAGCAAGTTTATGCAGGACAGATTCGGCGAGGAAGTCATAGGACCGGTGAAGTTCTAGGACTCTCTACAGATCGGACCCCGTGACGTAGAGCTAGGTTACTTCAGTAGAGATGCTAATAAGCCACTTAATTGCGCCGGCGGACAGGTATCGGACTAGGATCTCTACGGTGGCGCGGCTTGCACTACTAATAGTGAGTGCTAGGGCATGTATCCTGGCTACCTTACAACAGTGTACAATCCCGGCGAAAACGTATGCCGCTACAGCACATAAGAGCATAAAGGGAACAAAAAGCTTGGATAAGCCAATCTAGGGTGCATAAATGAGCGGTTCAGGTATAGCCTAGCGAAGCCGATAGTGACAGGCAATTTCAGGCTGGAATCCAGGCAAGCGACTGTAAGACGTCATGTAGCATGAGCAATGAAAGCGCGGACAAGGCTATAGACGAGCTGCAGCTCAAGTACCCATAACAAACAAGAATGACCATCACTGCACCCTCTCGTTAGTCCTGTTTGGCAGATGATAGGAGGCGAAGAATTACTGCTAACCAAAGTTGATATAGGCTGTCCTTCCGAGACCTGGATTTGTGGTGTGCTCGATCTACTAACATGTGTCCTAACTTTCTGCTTTCATCTATAGGTCTCTCAATCGGACGATCGTATTCCTCGGTTTCATTGTTAATACTTGCTTCCTCAACACCGTCGGTGTCATAGACTGCGTGGGCAGGACCTCGAAGTTCCACACGATGAGTGTGGAGACAATCCTCAGCTCGAGGAGTGCCAATCGCTTGCCTGAGGATCACTGTTTAGTATGGCAAAGTTGTGGCCCTATGTGAGAAGATACTGTAAGTGTACGTACCGAAGCAGCCACGAAGCCCACCTCCGAAAGCAAAGGACGGCCCGGCATAAGGATTGTACACGACCTGACCAATTGCATCCTTCTCTAGCCATCGGTCGGGCTTGAACTCGGATATGTCATGGTCCGTGAAGTCTCGATACTTGGCTCCCGACGCCCTCGAGGTGGGGTTTCAAAGGGCGTCGTCGACAGGGAGAGCTGGCCTGTCAATGCTTGGCCCGGTGTTCTTTGGAATATGTCAACGATGGCAGTAAAGAAGGGCGGCTCATCAGACTCACCAGAAAGAACACATCAATTCCCTTGGGTACCTTGTGACCAAGGACTGTGACATCTTCTGTCGCTGCCCGGTTGTTAATGTAGCCAGGAGGCTCGAGCCGCAGAATCTCATCGATGAAGGCGTCCAGGTATGGAATCGAAACAGAAGTGATGGCTTTGGCAGAAGGACAGCTGCCGCTTTGTGCATCCTTTGGGAAAGCACTACGAAGTGCTTCACGCAATTCCATTTGCTCCTCCGAATGCCGCATCAGAAAGGTCATGCCCCACATACAGGTGGTCGCTACAGTGTCGTGTCCAGCGATGAGGTATGTTCAGAGCTTATCACGCAGGACAGGGGAATGTAGGTCAGCCTTTCGATCAGTTCGCGCAGCGTCTTTGATCTCTCTAGCTACGGCGAAGTCTGTGGCGGACGAAGGAACCTGGCCTCGTTCTGCTTTCAGCGTTGCATCAGCAATCTTGCTCCGTATGAGTGTGTTTTTGGCTTTCATCGCAGCTCGCAATGAGGGATATGTCCAGATTGTGAACTGGTGTGCCCAGGATCCGAAGGGTGAGCTTGCTGTTATCTCGGAGCTATCTCCTAGTACACCGACTGCATCGACCTCAGCTGAAAGTGGTGCTGTTAGGAATTCAACGGTCGAAGCAGAGTCCATATCAAGGTCAACCTGGTCCAGATTACGAATGTGTGAAGACTGCAGCTGTGTAGCCCCTGCTGGCGAACCGAATGCTGCTGCCCGGATGGCATCCAGAGCAGCATGGATGAGGTCGTTCTCCACGTTGAAGGATCTTCCAAGAGCGAGCCTTGACTTTTGTCGCCAGAGTTGCAGCAAGTCACTGACTGCGCTGTATATCGCAGGCGCACTAGTTGACTCGAGAAAGTTGGGTGACAGAGTGTCAGCCAGGATCCTACGATGATGTCGCCACTCCTCGTTCGTGGGCAATAGTAACTGCGATGCTGGCAGGGTAGCTTTGAAGAGCCCACCGAATAATGCCGATCTGTCGAACTCGCTTGCTCTGCTTGTCATGATGTCGATTCCTCTGTTGTTCTTGTCAGTCATAGTGGACTTTCAAACCGCATATTGGAGGCTCACTTACTCGCGAGCATCCGCCACGAT
It encodes:
- a CDS encoding Cytochrome P450 monooxygenase, encoding MWGMTFLMRHSEEQMELREALRSAFPKDAQSGSCPSAKAITSVSIPYLDAFIDEILRLEPPGYINNRAATEDVTVLGHKVPKGIDVFFLNTGPSIDRPALPVDDAL
- a CDS encoding Cytochrome P450 monooxygenase; translated protein: MALFTATAATFAASISALAYLIYRALLPKPIPGIPCDPVSAGRLLGDIPDLLKAQKRRQEAFTFIAEKCIRLKSPVIQMFAQIGGKPWLIVADAREGIDIMTSRASEFDRSALFGGLFKATLPASQLLLPTNEEWRHHRRILADTLSPNFLESTSAPAIYSAVSDLLQLWRQKSRLALGRSFNVENDLIHAALDAIRAAAFGSPAGATQLQSSHIRNLDQVDLDMDSASTVEFLTAPLSAEVDAVGVLGDSSEITASSPFGSWAHQFTIWTYPSLRAAMKAKNTLIRSKIADATLKAERGQVPSSATDFAVAREIKDAARTDRKADLHSPVLRDKL